A genomic region of Bactrocera dorsalis isolate Fly_Bdor chromosome 3, ASM2337382v1, whole genome shotgun sequence contains the following coding sequences:
- the LOC105226305 gene encoding protein charlatan isoform X1 has translation MATLIPSSNVEAAYEDMFKEITRKLYGEETGNGLHTLGTPVAQVATTGPTAPEGERSFTNLQQIDRSAAPTIEYENNAANAVNAAATAAAAANVVIQQQGEGSVVVATTGGNFKSEDHLNTAFGLAALMQNGFATTNTAGTGGTDQQQQQQQQQQQQQQAQIVQWSTPTATGGKLQSYTAATQQQQQQQQQQQQQQQQLQQQVGTSKSKSKNRNDSTTEVIYTSPSTSGNTMNAGQAQQQTTPTSTNNNSGAVTSSSGGNSRKKSHSNNNNSHNNHQNGNNANNNGGVQVQKRYACTHCPYSTDRRDLYTRHENIHKEEKPFQCFACLKQFNRADHVKKHFLRMHRELQYDINKTRRHVTASTSNSGGGTGVGNQHAGGRGNVTITTVNTQQHTNNTLNSCGSPEQKPNIIFQGANVQLDNAFLEAQRQPTSSSMSIAETIEAVATAADAPLPQLKQEKQDDIAVGVGAANGGIVCNTGATSGNLKPKREKRFTCCYCPWSGADKWGLKRHLNTHTKPFVCLLCDYKAARSERLATHVLKVHNKRACNKCSFLGDTQEEFQAHINEVHHTTHSGGAGGGSSSTSSNQGGNVGGGGSVTIYTTTTTNDNGNGNITGGPLQEIIVNPTSMVGWRLSANGSLIPPHDLLTGGLPNAAAQKRGSERLFQYLEADGSDPEDYARLLKMDAISRNTASVAQDFHKAGGVQELKIPANHQLLFNNKLPSQWTTKEAAALLHSLSNNSNFANYQQQLQLQQQQQRMKYHHHNGNSNNNTHKRQRQHSTGDDENTPSSASSTASSSDGGASPLKAGGGRQQYMSSSAAAEATTNGSSSSYSNSEQRKAMSAFLSENFDLQETTESAIEMMAAAAAAAASSSNSKRKYQTQHDNDEDQENQEQLIRSPPAYNNNNKLNNTINYQQQQQQHTRTTRTLNQRTTNAAHHQREHRLDLLHLDRDNKENNKQNAAATFLSNMEYQNLNKVSTHIQNYVKDIINKYYAETPLMYPAMPTATETPHDSQQPTEQLQQKPTTSSQRKRMRSETEEYIEYLRNKEDITLTITPKVSSAQKQRHAASTTSQNNQQRQSPTQQTLLATPAVTLAPIAPLMPQPQPTQAPTQSHASLQQPTNKRRKSLSQIATLLPLLADAASQQQYLTAPLDFSKKPTHADEATTIHHTATTTPTLGAQAATTVLPQAAHVSVIQAAPTQPPQKQQQQPTVLQSANDKRSSRKQAQPKKIRAPPEVIVAMLRDKYLNRMVDHKLSCRLCAQDKRRAAAMLVFNYHTKGSLTLHKHWKHRAKKQRCQHCMQAFKQRSSLIVHCRRAHTAALQKKRPGMKQVCNKSKQQPQKQARSKQQRKHAKKSKKST, from the exons ATGGCAACATTAATACCGTCCTCAAATGTTGAGGCCGCTTATGAAGATATGTTCAAAGAAATCACACGTAAATTATATGGGGAAGAGACCGGAAATGGTTTACATACATTGGGCACACCGGTTGCGCAGGTGGCGACCACTGGGCCCACAGCACCCGAGGGCGAGCGCTCATTCACGAATTTG CAGCAGATCGATCGCAGCGCTGCGCCCACCATCGAATATGAGAACAATGCCGCTAATGCTGTCAATGCAGCGGCAACAGCTGCCGCCGCGGCAAATGTTGTAATCCAACAACAAGGCGAGGGTTCTGTGGTCGTCGCCACGACAGGCGGTAATTTCAAATCGGAAGACCACTTGAATACGGCTTTTGGCCTGGCGGCGCTAATGCAAAATGGTTTTGCCACCACCAACACCGCTGGCACCGGTGGTACggatcagcagcagcagcaacagcagcaacaacaacaacagcagcaggcACAAATTGTACAGTGGTCGACACCGACGGCAACAGGTGGTAAATTGCAGAGTTATACGGCTGCCactcaacagcagcagcaacaacaacagcagcagcagcaacaacaacaacaactgcagcaacAAGTTGGCACATCAAAGTCAAA atcAAAAAATCGCAACGATTCCACCACCGAAGTGATCTACACTAGTCCCTCGACCTCCGGCAACACCATGAATGCCGGCCAAGCCCAACAGCAGACAACACCTACATCTAcgaacaacaacagcggcgcCGTCACCAGTTCGAGCGGTGGCAATAGTCGCAAAAAGTcacacagcaacaataacaactctCATAACAACCACCAAAATGGCAATAATGCCAACAACAATGGCGGTGTACAAGTGCAGAAACGTTACGCCTGCACACACTGTCCCTACTCCACCGACCGGCGAGATCTCTACACTCGTCACGAGAATATACACAAAGAGGAGAAGCCCTTCCAGTGCTTCGCCTGCCTCAAGCAATTCAATCGGGCCGATCATGTGAAGAAGCATTTCCTACGCATGCATCGCGAATTGCAGTATGACATCAATAAGACGCGGCGTCATGTAACCGCGAGCACGTCCAACAGTGGCGGTGGCACTGGCGTTGGCAATCAGCATGCCGGCGGACGTGGCAATGTCACCATCACTACGGTAAATACAcaacagcacacaaacaatACGCTCAACAGTTGTGGCTCACCCGAGCAAAAACCCAACATCATATTCCAGGGCGCCAACGTACAACTGGACAATGCATTCCTGGAAGCGCAACGCCAGCCGACCTCGTCGAGCATGAGCATTGCGGAGACGATCGAGGCCGTGGCTACAGCAGCCGACGCGCCCTTGCCACAACTCAAGCAGGAGAAGCAAGATGACATCGCTGTCGGTGTGGGCGCCGCCAATGGTGGCATTGTTTGCAACACCGGCGCTACTAGTGGCAATCTCAAGCCGAAGCGTGAGAAACGCTTCACCTGCTGCTACTGTCCGTGGTCCGGCGCGGATAAGTGGGGCTTGAAACGCCATCTCAATACGCACACAAAACCGTTTGTCTGCTTGTTGTGCGATTACAAGGCGGCGCGCTCGGAACGTCTGGCCACGCATGTGCTGAAAGTGCACAACAAGCGCGCCTGCAACAAATGCTCCTTCCTCGGCGACACGCAGGAGGAGTTCCAAGCGCACATCAACGAAGTGCA TCATACAACACATAGTGGTGGCGCCGGCGGCGGCAGTTCATCCACTTCCAGCAATCAGGGCGGCAACGTCGGTGGCGGTGGTTCGGTAACGATATACACcacgacaacaacaaatgacAATGGCAACGGTAATATTACCGGCGGTCCACTACAGGAGATCATTGTAAATCCCACATCGATGGTGGGTTGGCGTTTGAGCGCCAATGGTTCGCTAATACCGCCACACGATCTACTTACGGGCGGTTTACCGAATGCGGCCGCACAGAAACGCGGCTCCGAACGACTATTTCAATATCTTGAGGCAGACGGAAGTGATCCCGAAGACTATGCGCG TCTCTTGAAAATGGACGCCATCAGTCGCAACACCGCTTCAGTCGCTCAGGATTTTCATAAGGCGGGAGGCGTGCAAGAGTTGAAAATTCCAGCCAATCATCAACTCCTGTTCAATAATAAACTGCCTTCACAATGGACGACCAAAGAGGCTGCGGCGCTACTCCATTCCctaagcaacaacagcaactttgCCAACTATCAGCAACAACTgcagctacagcaacaacagcaacgcatGAAATATCATCATCAcaacggcaacagcaacaacaacacacataagCGTCAGCGACAACACTCGACGGGTGACGATGAGAATACACCATCGTCCGCCTCATCAACAGCATCGTCGAGCGATGGTGGCGCATCACCGTTGAAAGCTGGTGGCGGTAGACAACAGTATATGTCTAGCTCAGCAGCagcagaagcaacaacaaatggcaGCAGTAGCAGTTACAGTAATAGTGAGCAGAGAAAGGCGATGTCGGCATTCTTGAGCGAAAATTTCGATTTGCAAGAGACAACGGAGAGCGCAATCGAAATGATGGCGGCAGCAGCCGCAGCGGCGgctagcagcagcaacagcaaacgCAAATATCAGACGCAGCACGACAATGATGAAGATCAAGAGAATCAAGAGCAGCTTATTAGATCGCCTCCCgcgtataacaacaacaacaaactaaacaatacaataaattaccagcaacaacaacaacaacatacgaGAACAACACGAACGCTCAATCAACGTACCACGAATGCCGCGCATCACCAACGCGAACATCGTCTGGATCTGCTACACTTGGATCGCGACAACAAGGAGAACAACAAACAGAATGCGGCTGCCACATTCCTCAGCAACATGGAGTATCAGAATTTGAATAAGGTCAGCACGCATATACAGAATTATGTCAAGGACATCATCAATAAGTATTACGCCGAAACGCCGCTCATGTATCCGGCCATGCCGACAGCAACGGAGACGCCGCACGACAGCCAACAGCCAACGGAGCAGCTGCAGCAAAAGCCCACCACCTCCTCACAACGCAAGCGCATGCGTAGCGAGACCGAGGAGTATATCGAGTATTTGCGCAATAAAGAGGACATAACGCTGACCATCACGCCAAAAGTGTCCTCGGCGCAGAAGCAGCGTCATGCCGCCAGCACCACTTCACAAAACAACCAACAACGTCAGAGCCCCACGCAGCAAACGTTGTTGGCCACACCCGCCGTCACACTAGCGCCGATCGCACCGCTCATGCCGCAGCCACAACCAACACAGGCGCCAACGCAGTCACACGCGTCACTGCAGCAGCCAACCAACAAACGCCGCAAATCACTTTCACAAATAGCCACATTGCTGCCCTTATTGGCGGACGCCGCCTCGCAGCAGCAGTACCTCACCGCGCCATTGGACTTCAGCAAGAAACCCACGCACGCCGACGAGGCCACCACCATACACCACACAGCCACAACTACGCCCACATTAGGCGCGCAGGCGGCAACCACTGTGTTGCCGCAAGCCGCGCACGTCTCCGTTATACAAGCAGCACCCACGCAACCaccacaaaagcaacaacaacaaccgacaGTGTTGCAGAGCGCCAACGACAAACGTTCGTCGCGCAAGCAAGCGCAACCCAAGAAGATACGCGCGCCACCAGAGGTGATAGTCGCCATGCTGCGCGACAAGTACTTGAATCGCATGGTGGATCACAAGCTGAGTTGCCGCTTGTGCGCACAAGATAAGCGACGCGCTGCGGCAATGCTCGTCTTCAACTACCATACAAAGGGTTCGCTAACGCTGCACAAACACTGGAAGCACCGCGCGAAGAAACAACGCTGCCAGCATTGCATGCAGGCCTTCAAGCAACGCAGCAGCCTAATCGTGCACTGCCGCCGCGCGCATACTGCTGCCTTGCAGAAGAAGCGGCCGGGTATGAAGCAAGTGTGTAATAAGTCGAAGCAGCAGCCACAAAAGCAGGCGCGCAGCAAGCAGCAACGCAAGCACGCAAAGAAATCAAAGAAAAGCACGTAG
- the LOC105226305 gene encoding protein charlatan isoform X3, translated as MATLIPSSNVEAAYEDMFKEITRKLYGEETGNGLHTLGTPVAQVATTGPTAPEGERSFTNLQQIDRSAAPTIEYENNAANAVNAAATAAAAANVVIQQQGEGSVVVATTGGNFKSEDHLNTAFGLAALMQNGFATTNTAGTGGTDQQQQQQQQQQQQQQAQIVQWSTPTATGGKLQSYTAATQQQQQQQQQQQQQQQQLQQQVGTSKSKSKNRNDSTTEVIYTSPSTSGNTMNAGQAQQQTTPTSTNNNSGAVTSSSGGNSRKKSHSNNNNSHNNHQNGNNANNNGGVQVQKRYACTHCPYSTDRRDLYTRHENIHKEEKPFQCFACLKQFNRADHVKKHFLRMHRELQYDINKTRRHVTASTSNSGGGTGVGNQHAGGRGNVTITTVNTQQHTNNTLNSCGSPEQKPNIIFQGANVQLDNAFLEAQRQPTSSSMSIAETIEAVATAADAPLPQLKQEKQDDIAVGVGAANGGIVCNTGATSGNLKPKREKRFTCCYCPWSGADKWGLKRHLNTHTKPFVCLLCDYKAARSERLATHVLKVHNKRACNKCSFLGDTQEEFQAHINEVHLLKMDAISRNTASVAQDFHKAGGVQELKIPANHQLLFNNKLPSQWTTKEAAALLHSLSNNSNFANYQQQLQLQQQQQRMKYHHHNGNSNNNTHKRQRQHSTGDDENTPSSASSTASSSDGGASPLKAGGGRQQYMSSSAAAEATTNGSSSSYSNSEQRKAMSAFLSENFDLQETTESAIEMMAAAAAAAASSSNSKRKYQTQHDNDEDQENQEQLIRSPPAYNNNNKLNNTINYQQQQQQHTRTTRTLNQRTTNAAHHQREHRLDLLHLDRDNKENNKQNAAATFLSNMEYQNLNKVSTHIQNYVKDIINKYYAETPLMYPAMPTATETPHDSQQPTEQLQQKPTTSSQRKRMRSETEEYIEYLRNKEDITLTITPKVSSAQKQRHAASTTSQNNQQRQSPTQQTLLATPAVTLAPIAPLMPQPQPTQAPTQSHASLQQPTNKRRKSLSQIATLLPLLADAASQQQYLTAPLDFSKKPTHADEATTIHHTATTTPTLGAQAATTVLPQAAHVSVIQAAPTQPPQKQQQQPTVLQSANDKRSSRKQAQPKKIRAPPEVIVAMLRDKYLNRMVDHKLSCRLCAQDKRRAAAMLVFNYHTKGSLTLHKHWKHRAKKQRCQHCMQAFKQRSSLIVHCRRAHTAALQKKRPGMKQVCNKSKQQPQKQARSKQQRKHAKKSKKST; from the exons ATGGCAACATTAATACCGTCCTCAAATGTTGAGGCCGCTTATGAAGATATGTTCAAAGAAATCACACGTAAATTATATGGGGAAGAGACCGGAAATGGTTTACATACATTGGGCACACCGGTTGCGCAGGTGGCGACCACTGGGCCCACAGCACCCGAGGGCGAGCGCTCATTCACGAATTTG CAGCAGATCGATCGCAGCGCTGCGCCCACCATCGAATATGAGAACAATGCCGCTAATGCTGTCAATGCAGCGGCAACAGCTGCCGCCGCGGCAAATGTTGTAATCCAACAACAAGGCGAGGGTTCTGTGGTCGTCGCCACGACAGGCGGTAATTTCAAATCGGAAGACCACTTGAATACGGCTTTTGGCCTGGCGGCGCTAATGCAAAATGGTTTTGCCACCACCAACACCGCTGGCACCGGTGGTACggatcagcagcagcagcaacagcagcaacaacaacaacagcagcaggcACAAATTGTACAGTGGTCGACACCGACGGCAACAGGTGGTAAATTGCAGAGTTATACGGCTGCCactcaacagcagcagcaacaacaacagcagcagcagcaacaacaacaacaactgcagcaacAAGTTGGCACATCAAAGTCAAA atcAAAAAATCGCAACGATTCCACCACCGAAGTGATCTACACTAGTCCCTCGACCTCCGGCAACACCATGAATGCCGGCCAAGCCCAACAGCAGACAACACCTACATCTAcgaacaacaacagcggcgcCGTCACCAGTTCGAGCGGTGGCAATAGTCGCAAAAAGTcacacagcaacaataacaactctCATAACAACCACCAAAATGGCAATAATGCCAACAACAATGGCGGTGTACAAGTGCAGAAACGTTACGCCTGCACACACTGTCCCTACTCCACCGACCGGCGAGATCTCTACACTCGTCACGAGAATATACACAAAGAGGAGAAGCCCTTCCAGTGCTTCGCCTGCCTCAAGCAATTCAATCGGGCCGATCATGTGAAGAAGCATTTCCTACGCATGCATCGCGAATTGCAGTATGACATCAATAAGACGCGGCGTCATGTAACCGCGAGCACGTCCAACAGTGGCGGTGGCACTGGCGTTGGCAATCAGCATGCCGGCGGACGTGGCAATGTCACCATCACTACGGTAAATACAcaacagcacacaaacaatACGCTCAACAGTTGTGGCTCACCCGAGCAAAAACCCAACATCATATTCCAGGGCGCCAACGTACAACTGGACAATGCATTCCTGGAAGCGCAACGCCAGCCGACCTCGTCGAGCATGAGCATTGCGGAGACGATCGAGGCCGTGGCTACAGCAGCCGACGCGCCCTTGCCACAACTCAAGCAGGAGAAGCAAGATGACATCGCTGTCGGTGTGGGCGCCGCCAATGGTGGCATTGTTTGCAACACCGGCGCTACTAGTGGCAATCTCAAGCCGAAGCGTGAGAAACGCTTCACCTGCTGCTACTGTCCGTGGTCCGGCGCGGATAAGTGGGGCTTGAAACGCCATCTCAATACGCACACAAAACCGTTTGTCTGCTTGTTGTGCGATTACAAGGCGGCGCGCTCGGAACGTCTGGCCACGCATGTGCTGAAAGTGCACAACAAGCGCGCCTGCAACAAATGCTCCTTCCTCGGCGACACGCAGGAGGAGTTCCAAGCGCACATCAACGAAGTGCA TCTCTTGAAAATGGACGCCATCAGTCGCAACACCGCTTCAGTCGCTCAGGATTTTCATAAGGCGGGAGGCGTGCAAGAGTTGAAAATTCCAGCCAATCATCAACTCCTGTTCAATAATAAACTGCCTTCACAATGGACGACCAAAGAGGCTGCGGCGCTACTCCATTCCctaagcaacaacagcaactttgCCAACTATCAGCAACAACTgcagctacagcaacaacagcaacgcatGAAATATCATCATCAcaacggcaacagcaacaacaacacacataagCGTCAGCGACAACACTCGACGGGTGACGATGAGAATACACCATCGTCCGCCTCATCAACAGCATCGTCGAGCGATGGTGGCGCATCACCGTTGAAAGCTGGTGGCGGTAGACAACAGTATATGTCTAGCTCAGCAGCagcagaagcaacaacaaatggcaGCAGTAGCAGTTACAGTAATAGTGAGCAGAGAAAGGCGATGTCGGCATTCTTGAGCGAAAATTTCGATTTGCAAGAGACAACGGAGAGCGCAATCGAAATGATGGCGGCAGCAGCCGCAGCGGCGgctagcagcagcaacagcaaacgCAAATATCAGACGCAGCACGACAATGATGAAGATCAAGAGAATCAAGAGCAGCTTATTAGATCGCCTCCCgcgtataacaacaacaacaaactaaacaatacaataaattaccagcaacaacaacaacaacatacgaGAACAACACGAACGCTCAATCAACGTACCACGAATGCCGCGCATCACCAACGCGAACATCGTCTGGATCTGCTACACTTGGATCGCGACAACAAGGAGAACAACAAACAGAATGCGGCTGCCACATTCCTCAGCAACATGGAGTATCAGAATTTGAATAAGGTCAGCACGCATATACAGAATTATGTCAAGGACATCATCAATAAGTATTACGCCGAAACGCCGCTCATGTATCCGGCCATGCCGACAGCAACGGAGACGCCGCACGACAGCCAACAGCCAACGGAGCAGCTGCAGCAAAAGCCCACCACCTCCTCACAACGCAAGCGCATGCGTAGCGAGACCGAGGAGTATATCGAGTATTTGCGCAATAAAGAGGACATAACGCTGACCATCACGCCAAAAGTGTCCTCGGCGCAGAAGCAGCGTCATGCCGCCAGCACCACTTCACAAAACAACCAACAACGTCAGAGCCCCACGCAGCAAACGTTGTTGGCCACACCCGCCGTCACACTAGCGCCGATCGCACCGCTCATGCCGCAGCCACAACCAACACAGGCGCCAACGCAGTCACACGCGTCACTGCAGCAGCCAACCAACAAACGCCGCAAATCACTTTCACAAATAGCCACATTGCTGCCCTTATTGGCGGACGCCGCCTCGCAGCAGCAGTACCTCACCGCGCCATTGGACTTCAGCAAGAAACCCACGCACGCCGACGAGGCCACCACCATACACCACACAGCCACAACTACGCCCACATTAGGCGCGCAGGCGGCAACCACTGTGTTGCCGCAAGCCGCGCACGTCTCCGTTATACAAGCAGCACCCACGCAACCaccacaaaagcaacaacaacaaccgacaGTGTTGCAGAGCGCCAACGACAAACGTTCGTCGCGCAAGCAAGCGCAACCCAAGAAGATACGCGCGCCACCAGAGGTGATAGTCGCCATGCTGCGCGACAAGTACTTGAATCGCATGGTGGATCACAAGCTGAGTTGCCGCTTGTGCGCACAAGATAAGCGACGCGCTGCGGCAATGCTCGTCTTCAACTACCATACAAAGGGTTCGCTAACGCTGCACAAACACTGGAAGCACCGCGCGAAGAAACAACGCTGCCAGCATTGCATGCAGGCCTTCAAGCAACGCAGCAGCCTAATCGTGCACTGCCGCCGCGCGCATACTGCTGCCTTGCAGAAGAAGCGGCCGGGTATGAAGCAAGTGTGTAATAAGTCGAAGCAGCAGCCACAAAAGCAGGCGCGCAGCAAGCAGCAACGCAAGCACGCAAAGAAATCAAAGAAAAGCACGTAG